One genomic region from Prunus persica cultivar Lovell chromosome G3, Prunus_persica_NCBIv2, whole genome shotgun sequence encodes:
- the LOC18782568 gene encoding EPIDERMAL PATTERNING FACTOR-like protein 8 codes for MAPASRSYHVHGRKVAIITVASIFLLTILLPNSVDSLHSSNNSESDDDEFRQSKMVLGSRPPGCQNKCLNCRPCIATLVIPVHKTKRFSLSSHGEEDDSYYLLSWKCRCGNKLFQP; via the exons ATGGCTCCTGCAAGCAGAAGCTACCATGTACATGGCCGCAAAGTTGCAATAATCACTGTGGCTTCCATCTTTTTGCTCACAATTCTGCTTCCCAACTcag TGGATTCTCTGCATTCAAGCAACAACAGTGagagtgatgatgatgaattcAGGCAAAGCAAAATGGTTTTGGGTTCAAGGCCTCCTGGATGTCAAAACAAGTGCTTGAATTGCAGGCCTTGCATTGCTACTCTGGTCATCCCAGTTCACAAAACAAAGCGCTTCAGCTTGTCATCtcatggagaagaagatgacagTTATTATTTGCTTTCATGGAAATGCAGATGTGGAAATAAGCTATTTCAACCTTGA